The Rhopalosiphum maidis isolate BTI-1 chromosome 2, ASM367621v3, whole genome shotgun sequence genome segment TCCCCAAAAACTACATATCAATACAAGTTCATCCAACTGAAATATTTAGCGGAACCTCTGGGAATTGCCCGTTTCCGCCAATCTACCtgctatgaaataattattttaatatattccatatttttagtaaaaaaaaaaaaaaaatctttatagtTCACAAatcctaaattatataataaaaaaaatatatgaatcattgacttttactttattattgtatttatcaaaaaactatgacaaaatattatgtatttattatttgcttcattagttataaatatatttttcaatatttaatgtcaTCATATAAACCctgtacaattatttcaagTTAAAACTTAAGTATACCGTAAAAATgagtacaaattattataattttaccataGCAGGTAGATTGGCGGAAACAGGCGATGGCGGCCGGAATCGGTCATTTCAAATTTTGGCAGAAACGGTACATGCCCGTACCTCTTAGACCTTAGAATGAACAtactgtatacctatatgtcgagtagttttataaatcatatgatGAAGTCCTCGAGTGATTTAGGTTAGGACGGTTAGGcgtattagtaataataattagtacctatattatcgttacctacataataaattgtattgaatcttacaatgtataatttatattccatGATTACgcgtaatatgaaattaatttgactTGTATGATCACAAATTGTTAAACAATGTACTTTTACACTGCGGAATAACGGGttgttaataagtaaataataataataaatattagattggATTCAGTTTTCAACATACACTTCTTGGGGTTGGGACTTGGGTGCCACTACTGTGGACCCCTCCCAAGTCATATCATTACAatcaatgaataaataaaccatGCCATTTCATCTGtctatgtacatataataatgtgtgtatatacttaaatctgtagataatataataagtacttatattgaAATGGTACCCAAGTTCACACAGTAAGCACAGTACTGTAaccttaatacttaattataaaccttataatatagatatttaggtACAGAGAATAGAGATActtactataaaaacaaattttaactgCAAATTATCTtgatttatagatttaaaaacacattcatgtgcaattattattaataaaaatatgtactttaaactaaaatacacCATTATGTATTCGGTAttaatacctatctattattttgttaatactttaaaataaataataacaaactgtGATAAGTTAAACACAATAGTATTCACGACACGAGATAGATAGTTATTgtggttataaatattttgcttgtttgctgtacctatataagtgTTGTTAACTCACACCTTTAGACTCAGTTActctaatactaataaatgtatcatttatacagagtgattcacgtACGCATTACACACATTATCTCAACTTATTCGCGTACATTGTAAAGtttagtattaatacaattttttttttaattttaatttaaaatacttacattttatgatttttattttttcaatcatatattacattttttaaattgtaaggtaggtataatttactttaaagtttaaataatgacgaacataatttttaatttccgtATATTTCGAAAATGAATACTTCTAAATATGTTTCAGatgtttattaatcatttaatcaaataattaccatttattatctaggtagtaggtacttcTTACttcttatcatttataaaaaaaaatagataatatatatagaagtaaaacaaaagtttcccattaaatataattgaggattattttaatgatcagTAATAATCAGTAAAATCTATTTGCTTAAACTtgaaacgtttaaaatattaatttaatgcctgttcaatatttatataacaacaagttaaaaaaatgttctatttcAACCTTTATTGGTAtaagcaataattataaattaataatattgatcacAAATTCACaaagaaaaaatcaaaaaaaaaaatcttttaactactaacttatttaaaattatacaagaaaatgttttaacaaatactgaaatacacaaaaatgtattaggaAATTGAGCAAacctaaatgaataaattgaatcccggaaaaaataacaaccCTATGTCActatactaaaatgtttttaaacatgttttgTTATTACGGAAGAATCAGTTTAGCATAGCCGCATAGGCGTAATTTAAGAGAGGGGTATATAACTTGGGAGATGATTAGTAGTTTAGTACGTTTATAAATGCTATTATAGTTGCTATTAGTATTTAGTGAACTACCTAACTGAAAAAATATGGAGTCTCAGCACACTTATTTGCGCCACTGATCTTTTATAGTATTccagtataataactatttttttttgtattcgtaCTTTGTCTGAACCATTTCcaatcaaaatcgtttttactataggtatttgttctttacaattaaaattttcaacacCAATCTTTTTAAagcttttttattagatttaaaaaattaacaccaTGCTAAGAAAAGCAAtttgtaatacaaattaatgacCAAAATTAGTCAACAGACTAAATTTCGtccactaaaataaataataacaaaattaaagttacagaatgaaaaaaaatatgaaaagttCTGCATAGGAAATTTCCagtaataattacttactgtactttacatttacattttatattttattaaaactaaagcattaaataaattgaaaataaagtaatataattacatatttcagtatttttatcagtgatttttttaatttttgttattttatctttgtcgttattttctattgtttttcttggtttttaatttattctttttacctTAGTCTTTATTAAGGATTACCGCATACATTGTGTTAAATGAATTAATCGGTATACATGTTGATATGGCACCAATTGACACGCTATATACAGGTAAATCGTAAgtgtataatactttaaaacctATTATAGCAAACATTCTTTAGATAACAGTGATAACCCAGCAAGGTAATTTGGTAAgcattgagattttttttaacgtagtagtataaataagtgtatgtttatttacaaaaaaagtgTATACAACATTGCGACTGATATAACACCTAAGAATTTTGAGTTAATAtgctttgtatattttataccttcaGTTTGACTACATTTattagtgaaaataaataataaattctataaatggatttatacattacaatataatatataggtggtGAGCACTAAGCAGTTGATTTgttgattcatttaataatcaataaatacatattaatttattttttgcataaacaatttttatgacatGGCAACACATTCAAAAAGCAGTGCTCTAATATAATAgacctaatacctatacttaatattttcaggCATCGTTTTTGTAGATTACCAATttgagaattattattattattattaacagaaACGGTCCGCGGCTGCTAAGGCCATTGGATGTAgcatattagaattattattatatttatgaattaattctATAATCCATTCACTATAttcaagtaatataataaaagataatattgtaataataccaCTAATATCAGTATTTTCAATGAGTAAAGattgtacaattaattattcttattaaatggGCATTGtccttatataatatggtttactTTACAACAGTCGTAAGATACatagatacttatataatataattcaaattagttAGGTAaaggattaaaaattattattaatatagttataggtatatcatatatgcatttaacttaacgtttatattaaaattaacattagttaaattttatttaagctgGCATTCTTTTTCCCAGTTTTTTGGTACGTAATTTtctgttgatattataaaatcttctAACGTTGGTAAAAAACTTGTTTGGCTTTCCATCTCCAAGGATAGAATATCTGGAGTGTCATaggtttttgtatacattacctataaaaaaaaataataatacataatacatttattaggtaggtaattgACTTTTTCTTTGCaagataatatacataaatatatacttataaaattacttttacgtAGAATTCTTCTTTGATTTTGTGTAATTCAACAAAAGCTGAGGCTCCGTAACTAggtttaaaaagatttttcatccccaatgtatgtaaaaaatcaattaacgtTTGCTCATGACTAAAGTAAGCAAACATTTTTCTGTCAGGATTTAATCTTCCATCCATCTTGTCTCTCATCACTCTAACTATTTCACCGATGAGTTTTCCGGACcttaattttttcatgaaaTCCGTTTTTGAATAAGTAACTAACCATTCTAAGACAATATTTTCCATAAGACCcatgtaattttttacttttacccATGATGGCAATGTCAGATGATTTCTTTGCTATAAATAAACCATGAAATTGTTatacgatttatttaaatatcatattggcagcggtataaataactataattattataaaaaataaattgagtaCCTGAATAGTTAatgaattgaatatattttcaacatctgaaagatgttttatttctaaacCTGTATGATTAGATACATAGTTGAAAAAAGTTTCATATTTAACTAACATTCGTTTTTCAGTTTCATTTTTTGCTTTTTCAAATTCTGCATCATAAGCAGGGCAGGATTTTGTAACTCTTagcatctaaataataaaaacattaagtcTTTATTGATCTTTGTCTACTAAACaactaaactattataaaacgcAGACAGGCTATGCTAtacatataacttaaataagtagttactatttgattttgttttgttctcatttcaacaaaataaacattttaacctaTTCCTACTTCCTAGTaagtgaaatataaataattatgtcatttttacaattatattataaataataatttgctgattttataattaaattaaaaataatattattagctattacttattagccttatataatacatatatgtaatatactatatgttgTCAAATTGTTAggtgtataaataatcatatttaaatttaaacaattataaattgtttaaaatgtataaaaaaaattatgttaaattattattattacttacattttactatagtcttaattttcaaaaagtttaaaaaaatcaaaaatacttaagttaattacttcataaacattttacttg includes the following:
- the LOC113553921 gene encoding testicular acid phosphatase homolog, whose amino-acid sequence is MSQNENNQNSIPLKKTSDLKNEKRGAFAAILLSGVIIAVFVVYYLILGEESRKKNSLQLIIAIFRQGDRSPLKWETYPNDLYAPMSEGTWPDGLGQLTNAGKLKSYEFGRRFRKRYSKFLPVTYNSSLVLVQSTETDRTQMTASAFLAGAFPPNGKQIWNNDLQWIPIPIHSIPPNQDNMLRVTKSCPAYDAEFEKAKNETEKRMLVKYETFFNYVSNHTGLEIKHLSDVENIFNSLTIQQRNHLTLPSWVKVKNYMGLMENIVLEWLVTYSKTDFMKKLRSGKLIGEIVRVMRDKMDGRLNPDRKMFAYFSHEQTLIDFLHTLGMKNLFKPSYGASAFVELHKIKEEFYVKVMYTKTYDTPDILSLEMESQTSFLPTLEDFIISTENYVPKNWEKECQLK